One genomic segment of Nothobranchius furzeri strain GRZ-AD chromosome 10, NfurGRZ-RIMD1, whole genome shotgun sequence includes these proteins:
- the alkbh4 gene encoding alpha-ketoglutarate-dependent dioxygenase alkB homolog 4 encodes MAVELRFPSRRRCNMMMMVSDDGDGVIPCACKGIRRCLVCETFKASVLLETRESKIVHHFLYNAKTGLAVSEDEEGSSFPFSGVFLWENFISEEEERELISVMDQDVWHPSQSGRRKQDFGPKVNFKKRKVRIADFTGLPALSQKLVLRMQQDANLAGFQPVEQCNLDYAPERGSAIDPHLDDSWLWGERLVTINMLSETVLTMSLEQGLPELGLSEEVQVAVRLPRRCLVVLYGEARHRWKHAIHRKDIHERRVCSTYRELSAEFLLGGKQAKLGAELLTTALSFGGTPI; translated from the exons ATGGCAGTGGAGCTACGATTTCCAAGTAGAAGAAGATGCAACATGATGATGATGGTCTCTGACGACGGCGACGGGGTTATTCCATGCGCTTGTAAAGGCATCCGACGCTGTCTTGTCTGTGAAACGTTTAAGGCGAGTGTACTGCTTGAAACAAGAGAGTCAAAG ATTGTGCATCATTTCCTCTATAATGCCAAGACGGGGCTCGCTGTCAGCGAAGATGAAGAGGGCTCTTCCTTCCCTTTTTCTGGAGTCTTCCTGTGGGAGAACTTTatatcagaggaggaggagagggagcTGATTAGCGTAATGgaccaggatgtgtggcatccctCACAGTCTGGCCGAAGGAAACAG GACTTTGGCCCTAAAGTAAACTTCAAGAAGAGAAAAGTGCGCATCGCAGACTTTACTGGACTTCCTGCTTTAAGCCAAAAACTGGTGCTGCGGATGCAGCAAGATGCAAATCTTGCGGGCTTTCAACCAGTGGAGCAGTGCAATCTGGATTACGCTCCGGAGAGAGGCTCAGCCATTGATCCGCACCTGGATGACTCCTGGTTGTGGGGGGAGCGGCTGGTCACCATCAACATGTTATCAGAAACTGTGCTCACCATGTCTCTTGAGCAGGGTCTGCCAGAGTTGGGACTTTCAGAGGAAGTCCAGGttgctgtacgacttcctcgcaggtgtTTAGTTGTGTTATACGGCGAGGCGAGGCATAGGTGGAAACATGCAATTCATAGGAAGGATATTCATGAACGCAGGGTCTGCAGCACATACAGAGAGCTGTCTGCAGAGTTCCTCCTTGGAGGGAAGCAGGCGAAGCTGGGAGCTGAACTGTTGACTACTGCTTTAAGCTTCGGAGGAACTCCAATATAA